A stretch of DNA from Candidatus Bathyarchaeota archaeon:
TAACTAAAATACCAATTAAAATACACCCGAACGGATGCAATTTTAACGGCAGGATTAAAAGCTTCCAGCATCTATTAGTATTATACATATAGGGGTGATTTTTTGGCTTGGTTAAAAGGCATGATGGACAAGGAACCTCCTGAACCAGACAATCCAATTGGAACTGTGGTAATAGGTACTCTTGATCCCGATATAATGACTACGGCTAAAGAGATGGTCAGAAAAGCCTTGAAGAGGGCACAGTTTAAAGTTGTAGATGTTGGACGCGGGGCTTCTCCGGAAGTTTTTGCGTCAAAAGCTAAAGAGACAAACGCAGACATAATTGTTATTTCTGTTTTATTGAGCGCTGCAAAAAATAATCTTCCAAAGGTAGTTTCTGCCCTAGAAAACGAAGGAATAAAAGACAAAATTACAATCATGATTGGCGGCACAGCTGTGACTGAAGACGATGCAGATGAAATAGGTGCATTATTCGGAGAAACAAAAGAAGAAGCAGTAATTTTAGCAAAAAAAGTAATGGATCAAAAACAGAATAAAAAATAACAAAATCTTACAGTGCACGAGTGAATTGTGCCCAAGGGGGCACAGGCAGAGTGAAAAAGAACAGGATTCAAAGCCTATTCCGGAATAAACAACCTATTCAATCTCGGATATTGTGTTCTCAAATTCCGAATCACAAAGCATTACTCAAGAATTTAGTTTTAGTTTTTTTCTGGCAGCAATCAAAGACAACGTTGCAATCAAGAATAAGGGTAAAACTATCCATGAAGGAAATTCTGGGATGGAATCTATGTTTTGTTCAATTATTATTGAGAAGCTAGGCACGTTTGATATTATAAATAATTTATATTTGCCAAAATCATCGGTTATGTTTAGAGTTCCATTATAGATTCCAGAACCCCAATTTACTATTGAATCTACTCTTTTGTGAAAGTCTTCGTGTGTTTCTGCATATACTTGAAAAACTGACAGATTTTCTTCATTAGGTCTTGGAACATATTCCCATTTAATTCTCCAATCAACATGGTCAATAATAAAAGGGTCCGTCTCACCTAACCAAGAAGAGTTTTCTGAAAATCTCATTACTTCAACCCAATTCTCAGAAGAGGCAAAAACAGCGTTAGGTATACAGGTTGAAAGAAATAAAACAGTCATCAGTGAACTTATAATCATTATACGTTTCATTATGTTCACGAATAATTGCTGGATTTAGAGAAAACAAAAGGGTTTTTGTCAAGAAACCTTGACCAAAAATATCGGATACCTTGTCAAGAAAGTTTGACCTAACAATTATTCCCACAATTGCGTGTGAGTCTTTTGTTTTACTGTATTTCATTTTGTGTTTTGTGATAAGAAAAGTAGAAAGGAAAGATAGAAAAGAAGAGGGAAAAAAGGTTAAAAATTAACCAAAAAATTAAGATGTTTTTGTATTATTCGAACTCTATTGTTGCAGGTGGCTTATCTGTAACATCATACAAACATCTAACAACTGTAGGTAGTTCCGTTGTAATCCTTTTTGCAATTTTGAATAATGTTTTGTATTCAATTTCTTTTGCAGTTGCAGTTACAGCATCTTTTGAAACTACAACCCGTATTGTTACAATGTTACCATATACTCTTTTGTCATTTTTAATTCCAGTAGCTTTGTCGTTATGAAGCACTGCAAAATTCTGGAATGTTTTAAGGTTTGATGTTTCTTCTTCAACTATTTGAGTTGCTTTACGTACAATAGCAACTTTTTCAGGAGTTACCTCCCCTAAGACTCTTAGTGATAATGCTGGTCCCGGGAAAGGCATTCTTTCAGAAACTTCTTTTGGAAGCCCAAGTTCCCGAGCTACCATTCTGACACCGGGTTTAAAAAGTTCTCTTAAGGGTTCAAGAATTACATAACCATATTTTTGAGGATTAATTCCTATCTGTTCTAGGACATTGTGTTGTGATTTAATTCCCTTAACAGTTTCAAGTACATCAGCCTTTATTGTGCCTTGAACAATAAATTTCATGTTTTCTTCTTTTGCTACTTTTCCAAAAGTTTTATAGAATTTGTCTCTGAAAGCTTTGCGTTTTTCTTCAGCATCAATTTTTCCTTGAAAAGTTTTGAAGAATTCTTCTTTTGCATCAATTACTCTTGTTTTAATTCCTAAAGATTTTAGTGTTTCAGCAACAAATTCTGGTTCTCCTTGACGCCTCAATCCATCATCAATGAAAACTGCAAGTAGGTTATCGCCTACAGCCTTGTGAACTAGATAAGTTGCAGTCATGCTGTCAACTCCTCCAGAACAAGCAGAGATTACCTTATTTTCTCCCACTGTTTCATTAATTTCAATTATGCCATTCTCAATAAATTCTCTCGCATTTACCATCATGATTACCCCTATTCTCGATTAGAAAATGTGGATTGTTTTTCCTTTTTAGGTTTGCCATAAAAAAATCTGCAACATATTTTGGTTTACAATCCATAATAATCGGCTTTTTACAGTTTTACTTAATCTATTAATTTAAAAGTGATCACGTGAAGCCTTGGAGCAAATAGGGGAAAAAACAACAATCGGTAATGGTCAGGTACTTTGCAGACATCATAATAGAGAAAAGCAATAAGTAATCATCTTTGCACATGTAATCTTGTTTGCTTTTATGCAGGAGATTAAACCAAGAGTATTAATTTCTTCCTCATTTCTTTGCGATTGTATACCAAATATGAAAGAGAGGATTAAGGAAGGTACCATATTATAAACAAAAGAAGTAGAGTGTTTACGTGCTAAATCGTGTATACAGGTAAGGAAAACAGTCAGGGTACCCTAGTAGGGACGATAACCGTAAAGATATTCCTTTCAAACCAGCAGAGGAGATAAAGTTTAATCCCATCAAATAATCCGTATTATCAATAATTAAAGTTTATTTAGTCTTATTATTTAATACGTTTTTGGGACGCAGTAAATGTCAAAAGCAAGAGAACCTCATGAAAGAAAATGTTATTCGTGTGGAACTAAAGTCAAATATAAACTGGTAAACAGGGTTTGGTGGGTAGACAAACCTTTTAGTCTTCAGCCTTATTGTCCAAAATGCAAAAAAATTATTGCACCAAAAGACAGAATAGGATACTGCTAAAAAAGCAGAGGCTAATGCATAAACAAAAACTCAAAAGTCTATTAGTCAAA
This window harbors:
- the guaA gene encoding glutamine-hydrolyzing GMP synthase subunit GuaA, which gives rise to MVNAREFIENGIIEINETVGENKVISACSGGVDSMTATYLVHKAVGDNLLAVFIDDGLRRQGEPEFVAETLKSLGIKTRVIDAKEEFFKTFQGKIDAEEKRKAFRDKFYKTFGKVAKEENMKFIVQGTIKADVLETVKGIKSQHNVLEQIGINPQKYGYVILEPLRELFKPGVRMVARELGLPKEVSERMPFPGPALSLRVLGEVTPEKVAIVRKATQIVEEETSNLKTFQNFAVLHNDKATGIKNDKRVYGNIVTIRVVVSKDAVTATAKEIEYKTLFKIAKRITTELPTVVRCLYDVTDKPPATIEFE
- a CDS encoding cobalamin B12-binding domain-containing protein, whose protein sequence is MAWLKGMMDKEPPEPDNPIGTVVIGTLDPDIMTTAKEMVRKALKRAQFKVVDVGRGASPEVFASKAKETNADIIVISVLLSAAKNNLPKVVSALENEGIKDKITIMIGGTAVTEDDADEIGALFGETKEEAVILAKKVMDQKQNKK